In the genome of Campylobacter sp. RM16189, the window TGCACTTGCTTACGCCATAGACGAGCTTTTGCTTTCGATGCTATTTTTGATTATATATTGGGATATATTTGAAGGTGTAAAAAACTACGAAGAAACTGTTATGATGACTTCAAATTTATTGGTTCAAATTTTTGCTCTTAAAGTCGTATATCAGGCATTTTTTACTTGGTATTATGGTGCCAGCATAGGTAAAATAGTGATGAAAATTGTATGTGTAGATATAGATTTGCTTGATAAGCCTAATTTTAAAATTTCTATCATCAGGGCGCTCATGAGGGTTGTAAGTGAAAATGTATTTTTCCTAGGATGTATCTGGGCGCTCTCTAATCCGCTTCTTCAAACTTGGCATGACAAATTTGCAAAAACAGTGGTGATTGATGTCTATTAGACTATTTTTTGTCTTAGTTGTTTCGTTTGTGAGTGTTTTTGCAAATATTCAAGACTTTGAACTGCTGGCAGATGACGTAAAACGCGAGGCAAATATAGTAACCGCAAATAAAAACGTGCTGGTTTATTCCAAAGAGTACATAATGAGTGCGGATAAGGCCGTATACAATCAAGATAGTAGAATTTTAGAGCTTTTTGGAAATGTAAATTTGATGCGTAGTAAAGAGGAGGTATCTCGTTGTAATTACGCAAAGATAGACCTAAACAGTAAAGATAGTAGCTACGAGGCCTTATTTCTCATGAATAAAGACATGGAAGTATGGATGCAAAACGACGAAAGCAAGAGCAACTCTAAATACTATGAAACTAGAGGTTCTATCGTATCTAGTTGCAACGTACAAAATCCGGACTGGAAGATAAAATTTAGTAGCGGAAAGTTGAATAAAGAGAGTAAATATCTACATCTTTATAATCCGGTCTTGTATATACACGATACTCCTATGTTTTACCTGCCTTACTTTGGATTTTCCACTGATACTAGGCGAAGAACAGGACTTTTATCTCCGGATTTGGGATACAATAAAAACGGTGGATTTTTTTACAGACAGCCAATATACATAGCCGAATACAACTCTTGGGATCTACAGCTTGATCCTCAGATTAGGACTCTTAGAGGATCCGGGCTTTATACGGTATTTAGATTCGCAGATTCTCATTATTCTGGCGGCTCTATCGGATTTGGATTCTTTGATGATAAAGATAGTTATAGGCAAAAACAGATATCTCAAAACTCTAATAGACTTCCTTTAAAAAACAAAACACATAAGGGCGTAGAAGTCAAATACGAACGTAGTAGGCTAGTAAAGCATCTTATAGACGGTAACTTGCAAGAGGGGTTGTGGCTGGATGCTACCAAGCTTAATGATATAGATTTTATTAATTTAAAAAGCAGAAGCGGTGATAATAATGAGGAGAATTCGCTTATAACCTCTAAATTTAACTATTTTATAAGCAGCGATAAACATTATTTTGGTAGTT includes:
- a CDS encoding RDD family protein produces the protein MSQNIIDKLQRENITLAPFKKRALAYAIDELLLSMLFLIIYWDIFEGVKNYEETVMMTSNLLVQIFALKVVYQAFFTWYYGASIGKIVMKIVCVDIDLLDKPNFKISIIRALMRVVSENVFFLGCIWALSNPLLQTWHDKFAKTVVIDVY